Proteins from a genomic interval of Papaver somniferum cultivar HN1 chromosome 4, ASM357369v1, whole genome shotgun sequence:
- the LOC113272177 gene encoding uncharacterized protein LOC113272177, giving the protein MTEFPVQIQFNNSPEEPRTNEFSDDSNRGITLALYSNEPISDTNTITIPESESTLPINNSTPSPQPSSPFPSVPSSPTPNSSSITNNPTLTPQPYSPFPSAPSPPTPNSSSNQISIRPWKTAARGSKHKISSSNEGFKHSGSKRHGTPMDCDYPTKNSIRVCNALDYESSYFVPAIGRSGGLIIMWRDNVELNVVSANSNLIRCSIETHFNLPRWELLCVYGPPAHQNRKGFWERMSNLIASIETAWCMIGDLNVLISSHEKHGGSQNSDISCSEFRNLLQDRDVIDLGFAGPAFTWSRRTIHSAPVYERLDRAMCNSLQKLQFTEAAVLHLPRIYSDHAQILLNTLRKPPKRRQQFKVEYFWTGHPGFLEETKKSWDNGNGDTIRKLQTLSKHLTKWSKSTFGHVTRELEAERQNLLDIQSEAHLYDIREEERIVQDKIKILI; this is encoded by the exons aTGACAGAGTTTCCA GTCCAAATCCAATTCAACAATAGTCCTGAAGAACCTAGAACAAATGAGTTCTCGGATGATTCTAACCGTGGAATTACTCTGGCCTTGTACAGTAATGAACCAATTTCAGATACCAACACCATCACAATACCTGAATCTGAATCAACTCTTCCTATCAACAATTCTACTCCTTCCCCACAACCATCTTCTCCCTTTCCGTCAGTACCTTCATCCCCAACCCCCAATTCTTCATCTATTACCAACAATCCCACTCTTACCCCACAACCATATTCTCCCTTCCCATCAGCACCTTCACCCCCAACCCCTAATTCTTCATCTAATCAAATCTCAATTCGACCCTGGAAGACAGCAGCTCGTGGTTCAAAACATAAAATCTCTAGTTCTAATGAAGGGTTCAAACATTCAGGCTCAAAACGGCATGGTACACCGATGGATTGTGATTATCCAACTAAG AACAGTATTAGGGTTTGTAATGCCTTAGATTATGAATCATCTTATTTTGTACCTGCAATTGGAAGAAGTGGTGGTTTAATCATCATGTGGAGAGACAATGTGGAACTCAATGTTGTTTCTGCCAACTCTAATTTGATTCGATGTTCTATTGAAACTCATTTCAACTTACCTCGATGGGAACTGTTATGTGTTTACGGCCCTCCGGCGCACCAAAACAGAAAAGGGTTTTGGGAGAGAATGTCTAATCTTATTGCTTCTATTGAGACAGCTTGGTGTATGATTGGTGATTTGAATGTGCTTATTTCTTCTCATGAGAAACATGGTGGATCTCAGAATTCGGATATCAGTTGTAGTGAATTCAGGAATTTACTTCAAGATAGAGATGTCATTGATTTGGGGTTTGCAGGGCCAGCCTTCACTTGGTCAAGAAGAACAATCCATTCTGCTCCGGTGTATGAACGTCTTGATAGAGCGATGTGTAATTCTCTGCAGAAACTGCAATTCACTGAAGCTGCTGTCCTACATCTTCCAAGGATATATAGCGACCATGCTCAAATCCTTCTCAACACCTTAAGAAAACCACCAAAAAGGAGACAACAATTCAAGGTCGagtatttttggactggacatccGGGGTTCTTGGAGGAGACTAAGAAGAGTTGGGATAACGGCAATGGTGACACTATTAGAAAACTTCAAACTCTGAGTAAACATCTTACTAAGTGGAGTAAATCTACTTTTGGGCATGTCACTAGGGAACTGGAAGCTGAGAGACAAAATCTTCTTGACATTCAATCTGAGGCTCACTTATACGATATTAGAGAAGAAGAGAGAATTGTTCAAGACAAGATCAAGATTTTGATTTAA